Proteins encoded together in one Thermococcus barophilus MP window:
- a CDS encoding type II toxin-antitoxin system VapC family toxin yields MIVIDASSLAKYILREENWKTEVSNAIWKHHVLYKAISNKEVGIMLEVLKKLKEDVVIFEPFEDYLGDAVKIAIGGKISIYDALYLAQAKKYGSLLISDEKQWKIAKKLGIKAEYVEQRYLVVEGN; encoded by the coding sequence GTGATAGTAATTGATGCATCTTCTCTCGCTAAATATATCCTAAGAGAAGAGAACTGGAAAACTGAAGTCTCAAACGCCATCTGGAAGCATCATGTGCTGTACAAGGCAATATCGAACAAAGAAGTTGGGATAATGCTTGAAGTCTTGAAAAAGCTCAAAGAGGATGTTGTAATTTTTGAGCCATTTGAAGATTACCTTGGGGATGCCGTGAAGATAGCAATTGGTGGGAAGATTTCAATTTATGATGCGCTCTATTTGGCACAAGCAAAGAAATATGGCAGTCTTTTAATAAGTGATGAAAAACAGTGGAAAATTGCAAAAAAGCTTGGAATCAAAGCAGAATACGTGGAACAGCGGTATCTTGTGGTTGAGGGGAATTGA